GCTGAAGCGAAATTGAAAAGCTGCATAGCCGCCAACAGCAAAAGCCAAAATTAAAATTGAATGTAAAACTGTGTCTAATAATCGCATATTGTTAATTGTTAATATTATCAAGGTCTCTCCTTAACAAGGATGAGACCTCCTCCTCGTATCCTACAGTATCGCCCCACCAACAGCATACCAAACAACAATCAAGACAAAACCTAAGAGCATTAGGTGCGCTAAAATACCGCTTCTTAAGCTCACATGCGCTCTTTGAAGCGTGACAACAACCTCAAGAACCAATAGCGCGAATATAAAACCTACTAACCCCAAGGAGACTCCTTTGGCAATTGAAAATTGACGGCTCGCGAGAACCGTTGCCTGACTGTTCCCGACAGCCAGCGCGGAATCACGAACATTGGCAACCGCAACAGGCGAAGGTAGTGGCGAAGGAGACACGCTCGGCAGAGTCTTGGAAGCAGCAGGGACAGGCGTAGCCCTCTCCTGGGCAACAGGCGCTGTGGGTGCAACCTGCGATACACTCGCCCCAAACATTTGCACAACCAAAGATCCTTCCTTGTCTCCGAGCTTGCCGTTTGTTACCGCGACTCCGATTTCCTTGAAGTTTCGGTCGAGTATATTATTTCTATGAGAAGGTGAGTTCATCCACGCTTCGACTGTCGAGCTGGCGCTCGAAAAATCCCGAGCCAAGTTTTCCCCCGCAAAGACGTATTTATACCCCGCACCGCTAATAAAAAACCATGGAGTTACCCCAGTCGGTGAATTGTGAGCCCAGTAATCGTTAGCGTGCATATCAACCGCCTTCTGAGCCGCGGCACTAGCAAGTAGCGGATTGTATGTCAGGGCGCCTACACCATTTTCCTGTCGCCGCAGGTTCGTCAGAGCGATTATCTCGTCGGCGCTAAAATTTGCCGTACCCAGTATCTGAGGCGCCTTAATTTGCACAATAAAAAGGCCTACCGTAAAAAAAAGCAGAATTTGCAAATATACAAAAAGCGCGCCCAGAGAAACACCATGTGCCCTGTGATGAATTTGGTCATGGCTGGTCAAACCGCCGTCACGCTCAACAACTCCCGGCTCAACGAAGTAATGTGGTAAGAAATGATGAGAAATCTTTCTGTGAATCATACTCCAGTATGTAAAAGAACTAAGTTCAGAGTCAAGACAAAAGGGTTCATTAATTCTTAATTTCTAATTTGTAATTTCTAAGCAAATCCTAATGTCTTAATTTAAAAATTTAAAATTAATTTATTGACTAAAAATTGAAAATTGTAAATTAAAAATTCTTGCTATTAATTTCACACACCAATATCAAAGTTAACAACCGCTCTTCTTTTTGTGACCTTAACATTTTCAAATTTTGCTAGAATCTTCGGCGTCTTGCCTGAGGTTTCAACCTGAACAGTGTAGTTACCTGCTGACATAAGCAAAAAGTACCTCCCCAAATGGTCGCTCGTTGTATGTCCCAGGCTAATATTCTGTGGCATCCTTATCGCGTTAATGTTTACATTGCCAATAGGCTTGCCGCTCGCCTTATCAAAAATAGTCCCCCAAAGCTTATTTGGAAAATAACTCTCCCAGAAAAGAAGGCTCGCGCCAAAAATAATCAACAACAACAAGTTCTGGCCTGTAGGGAAAAGAATGTAGACACCGAGCGCGCAAAAAATTCCGATTATTAAAATTATCACTCTCACCCTCTGCTTTAGGACACCTGCTAGTCCCTTTTTCGCTCCAGGCTTGTTCTCTTGATTCCAATCGTAAGAAACCGGATCCATAGGAATATTCAAATTGGTGATATAAGGGTCTTCAACTTCGAATACTTCGCCATGGTAGACATTTTCAAATTTACCGTCAAAGAGTCCCTTTACCTTTTTTGAAGGAAAAAGGTAGTGCGTTTTTTCTGACACGATTACGTATCTTCCAGGCGTTACTAAAAAACCGAATCTTCCGTCTATGTCGGTAATTCTCGTTTGTTTGAACTCTCCCACCCCACTTTCGTAAGTAGCGATCGTGACCAGCGCAGGGTCTATCGGAAGCTTGGTAACCGAATCGTAAACTAGTCCCCATGGCCTTGCCTCTTCCTCGCTCCTTCTGAAAAAACGCATGAAGGGAAAAATAAGGCCGAACACAACTTTGGGCACATCCCCCGCCCGCTTGACTTGCGAGAATGCGGAAGAAAGAATCAACAAAACGACGAAAAAGGCGCAAACTGCTCCCAAAATTTGAGCCAATTTTGCAACCGACGAAACAATGTCACTGCTTCGAAACACGCTTGTGGCCTCAAAAAAAGATCCATGTTTCAAAGAATCCGCGTAAAAATTGAAAACAAATAAAATCTGCGCGTTGAGTGGATCAATCCAAGAAATAATCGCAGCCAAATGGAAAGAAGAAAAAAATAAAAATGCCAGAAGAATTAAGGCAATGGCAAAAGTTAACTTGCGCATTTTAAAAAACTTGATAGGACTTGGTGAGTCAACCATTAAGAGTCTCCATCTGTCATTCTACGATACTCTTAAAGTTTAAGGCCCGCGGTTCTGCAAATGCAGAACGAGGACCGCAAGCTTTGCTTACAAGAGCCAGCGAAAAACGTTCAAGGTGAGATCCTTGAATCTAAAATAAACCCGAAATCCGAAGCACGAAATCCAAAACGAATTCAAATGACCAAAATTTTTAAAATTCTAAAATGTTTTAGAGCATTCCAAAATTTGAATTTTGATATTGTTTCGAGTTTCGATATTCGATATTCGAATTTTTTAATCACGGTCTCCTCCTTGAACTTTTTAGGTTTAAGGTAGGGCACCTCTTCGAGTCTGAGCTTGAGAGCTTTTCCCTCAGAGTCGAAGACTTTCGATGACTCCCTCCAAAGGCGGGCAGGCAAAGATGCCACCTTAAACCACAACGATCTTACAATTAGATTTACTTTTCGTCTGAAGCGTAAATATACGGAGCAATGGTCCTATCCCAATCAAAAACTTCCCCATCCTTAAAAAACCTTGCTTCTTCCTCTTTTGCCGATTCTTCACTGTCAGAAACATGGACAATATTCGCGCTCGTACTCATCGAAAAATCAGCTCTGATCGTTCCAATGTCCGCGTCCCTACCATTTGTTGCTCCGGCCATTTTCCTAACGACGGAAACCGCGTCAACGCCTTCGAGAATCATTCCAACTAAAGGCGAAGACATCATAAAACTCTTCAAGTCCGCGAAAAACGGTTTATCTTTGTGGTGTGAATAGTGCTCTTCTATTAAGGCTTCAGACGCAGAAATCATCTTAAGAGCGACTATCTTAAGACCCTTTTTCTCAAATCTTTGAATAATTTCGCCAATTAAGCCTCTCTGCAATGCGTCCGGTTTCAAAAGTACAACAGTTTTTTGCATGTTAAAAGAGTATCATGAGCAACAAGAGGATCACAAGTATCACGAGCCTTCTCTAAAACTCTTGGTACCCGTGGTACTCTGACTACTCTCGATACTCTAAACTTTAAGTATCTTCTCAAAGCCTACTGGGTCCTTATAAGGACCAATCACAGCCAAATTAAGGTTCGAGTTGCTGACCATAAATTGCGCCACTCTCTGCACGTCTTCCGCCGCAACCGCGTCAATATTCTTTAGATACTCGTCCATCGTCCTGATTCTGCCTTCCAAAAGTTCATCTGAGCCGTAAGAAACAGCAACGGTTCTTGAGTCTTCAAATGAAAGTACCGCCCTACCCTTCATATACTCTTTAGCTTTTTTCAACTCTTTATCAGAAACCTTGACGTTTGCAATCTGATTGAATTCGGAAAGTATGACCGATATCGCGTCTTTAATCCTCTTTAGGTCCACACCAGCTGAAGCTGCCAACGTTCCTGTGTCAAGATAACTCTCGTGGTCAGCTCGCACGTAGTAAGCAAGGCCTCGTTTTTCCCTAACATTTACAAACAACCTCGAAGACATTCCTCCTCCAAGAATCGAGCCTAAAACACCCGCGTTATATCTATCCGGATGTCCCATTTTTAGACCACGAAAACCAACCACAAAGTGCGCTTGATCGGTCTTTTTATAAGCAACCTTAAGCTTCGGTTTTTTTTGATTTTCCGAAACCGGCAAGAAAGTTTCAACCGGGTGCGGCTTGTGATGCCCGAAGTGCTTTTCCAGAAGTTCTTTTGTCTCTTTAGTATTGAAGTCGCCCGCGATCGCGATAACCATGTTGTTTGGAACGTACCTAGCTTCTATGTAATCCAGAAAGTTTTTCTTCTTCATCTTGCGAATAACTTCTTTTTGGCCCCCTATTTCCCAACCTAGGGGCTGATCTCCCCACATTACTTCTTCGTAGACTTCAGCGACTTTCCTCATCGGGGTGTCCTCGTACATGTTGAGCTCTTCAATAATTACCCCTCTTTCCTTTTCGATTTCTTCAGGATCAAACTTCGAGTTCCAGAGCATGTCAGAAAGCATGTCTAAAAGCAGGGGCAAGTGTTGAGAAGCACTCTTTATGTGATAAGCGGTAATTTCCTTGCCCGTAAACGCGTTGTAGTCGGCACCAATTTCATCGAGCGCGTGCGAAATGTCTGCAGCAGTTGGCCGCTTGTTCGTCCCCTTAAAAAACATGTGCTCTAAAAAGTGGGAAATTCCGTTAGTTTGTTTAGTCTCATATCTGCTTCCTGCCCCGGCAAGAATAATCGCGGTTACCGACCTAAAAGCAGGCAAAGGCGCAAGAACAACTCGCAGCCCGTTTTTTAGCGTAATTTTTTCAAAATGATTGTTACTCATTAGTTTCTAATTTCTAATTCTTAATTTTTAATCAATTCTTTAATGTTTAACTAATTAATATTTGAAACATTCATTAGAAATTAGAAATTTTAAATTAAAAATTAGTTATCTGATCTCTACATCTTCAACATCCCAACTGTAGTCGCTATAGACCGTCAGGATACTAAAACGAGGCCCTTGAAAGTTGCGTTCACTCGCAACAGCCCCGATGGTGGTGATTCTAACAGAACCGTCTGGAGATTTAAACTTTGCAAAGAAGTGCAAATCCCCCGTAAACAATCCGCTCACCTTTCTTTCCTCTAAGAGTCCTGTCAAGTTTTGGGCTTGCGAAGCAACGACCGCACTGTCCGCGCCCATGATATGCGCACTGCTCGGGTGAAATGGCGTTTTGTGCACAAATACCAGCTTCAACTTCTCGTCACCAGAAAGCGCGTCCGACAAAACCTTCCAGTCACTTTCACTAATACCTTTATATATATCACTATTATCCAGTAGAACAATCCTAACCCCATTTTTGTCCAAAACTTGCGTTGGCTCCCCGAAGACTTGCTCAAAATTTGATGTCGCTTCTTCACCTCTATTCCTACTATCCCAATCATCGTGGTCTCCTGAAAGAACAAAATACTCCAACTTTGAATTATCAAATACTTGCTTAACCGCAGACAAATCATCGAGCGTCCCAACTTGTGTCCAGTCTCCAAGTCCAATAACAGAATTAATACCAATACCCTGTGCTTGCGCCAGAGCTCTCCCAAGCAAATCGTTTTCTCCACCAGAATCTGTAACTAGCGCTACTCTTAAAATTGGGGTCTTCTGCTCACGGACGAGCCCACTAATATTGTCTTTCGCATCGTATGGCAGTGGCCCAGCCAGCGTGTACCCCAAAACAATGGATATAACAACGAGTACAAAAAGCAGTACTTTTTTCATTACATTTTTTCGGGGGCAGAAACTCCGAGAAGTCCCAGGGTATTCCCTAGGGCAATTTTAGCAGACTTAACTAGATCAATACGTGCGTTTTGTAGATCACTATCTTTACTAATAACCGGACAATTCTCGTAGAATTTATGAAAGCTGTCGGCAAGTTCCATCGCATACGCGGTTAATCTGTGGACCGCGAAGCTTCTCGAAATCTCATCCACAAGCTTCGGCAGCTTCGCTATCTGCCTAATCAAATTCAGTTCGTAGTTTGTAGTCAATAGCTCATAGTCTACTCCCCCCCCTGTCATTCTGGCTTGTCCAGAATCTAATCGGGTTGCTTTATCTATAATCGACGCGATTCTGGCGTGCGCGTATTGAACGTAATAAACTGGATTTTCCCTAGATTTTTTAGAAGCTAAATCTAAATCAAAATCAATCGGAGAATTCGCGTCGTGCATGAGGATAAAAAATCTCAAAGCGTCAGGCCCGATTTCATCCAAAACTTCTCTTGCAGTCACAAAAGTACCCGACCTTTTGGACATCTTAACTAGTTTTCCTCCGCGCTTAAACCTAACCCATTGATACAAGATTACGTGGAACCTAGAAACATCGTAGCCCAGCGCAGATATTGCAGCCTTCAGCCTAGGAACGTGCCCGTGGTGGTTACTTCCCATCACATCGGCGACTAAATCCGCTCCGCCTTCAAATTTTATGTTGTGATAAGCAATATCGTTTGCAAAGTAAGTGTATGAACCGTCCGATTTTTTAACAACCGTTTCCCTGTCCTTCAAAAACTCATCACTAGGCGCAAA
The window above is part of the Candidatus Curtissbacteria bacterium genome. Proteins encoded here:
- a CDS encoding CAP domain-containing protein, with product MIHRKISHHFLPHYFVEPGVVERDGGLTSHDQIHHRAHGVSLGALFVYLQILLFFTVGLFIVQIKAPQILGTANFSADEIIALTNLRRQENGVGALTYNPLLASAAAQKAVDMHANDYWAHNSPTGVTPWFFISGAGYKYVFAGENLARDFSSASSTVEAWMNSPSHRNNILDRNFKEIGVAVTNGKLGDKEGSLVVQMFGASVSQVAPTAPVAQERATPVPAASKTLPSVSPSPLPSPVAVANVRDSALAVGNSQATVLASRQFSIAKGVSLGLVGFIFALLVLEVVVTLQRAHVSLRSGILAHLMLLGFVLIVVWYAVGGAIL
- the argS gene encoding arginine--tRNA ligase translates to MTRDQIKKDLAEAVKKLGAEVGDVEVTRNDNPDFGDFSTNLALKISHGLSQSPMETAKILTDSLKNQSYVLKLEVKEPGFINFFLKPEVWQKQVADVLEQNQAYGSNKSGEGKKARVEFISANPTGPLHFGNARGGPIGDVLALILEFNGYEVLREYYHNDVGGQIEKLGESILNIQKGKKLEDQEYKGKYIEELAEKVGDVKSSQEAGKKAVELIFDEIKEDTRAMGIDFDEYYTESDLLKNGATQEVLEKVKRFLKEKDGAIWFAPSDEFLKDRETVVKKSDGSYTYFANDIAYHNIKFEGGADLVADVMGSNHHGHVPRLKAAISALGYDVSRFHVILYQWVRFKRGGKLVKMSKRSGTFVTAREVLDEIGPDALRFFILMHDANSPIDFDLDLASKKSRENPVYYVQYAHARIASIIDKATRLDSGQARMTGGGVDYELLTTNYELNLIRQIAKLPKLVDEISRSFAVHRLTAYAMELADSFHKFYENCPVISKDSDLQNARIDLVKSAKIALGNTLGLLGVSAPEKM
- a CDS encoding insulinase family protein, producing MSNNHFEKITLKNGLRVVLAPLPAFRSVTAIILAGAGSRYETKQTNGISHFLEHMFFKGTNKRPTAADISHALDEIGADYNAFTGKEITAYHIKSASQHLPLLLDMLSDMLWNSKFDPEEIEKERGVIIEELNMYEDTPMRKVAEVYEEVMWGDQPLGWEIGGQKEVIRKMKKKNFLDYIEARYVPNNMVIAIAGDFNTKETKELLEKHFGHHKPHPVETFLPVSENQKKPKLKVAYKKTDQAHFVVGFRGLKMGHPDRYNAGVLGSILGGGMSSRLFVNVREKRGLAYYVRADHESYLDTGTLAASAGVDLKRIKDAISVILSEFNQIANVKVSDKELKKAKEYMKGRAVLSFEDSRTVAVSYGSDELLEGRIRTMDEYLKNIDAVAAEDVQRVAQFMVSNSNLNLAVIGPYKDPVGFEKILKV
- the ndk gene encoding nucleoside-diphosphate kinase, encoding MQKTVVLLKPDALQRGLIGEIIQRFEKKGLKIVALKMISASEALIEEHYSHHKDKPFFADLKSFMMSSPLVGMILEGVDAVSVVRKMAGATNGRDADIGTIRADFSMSTSANIVHVSDSEESAKEEEARFFKDGEVFDWDRTIAPYIYASDEK